The Candidatus Nanopelagicales bacterium genome includes the window CTCCCCTCTTGCAGAACGCAATCGTCGCCACGGAGGACGCTCGCTTCTACGAGCACAAGGGCGTGGACATCAAGGGCGCCGCTCGTGCGCTGGTTGCCAACTCGTCGGCGGGCGACGTGCAGCAGGGAAGCTCGACCATCACAATGCAGTACGTCCGCAACCTGCTCATCACCAACGCCTCGACCCCCGAAGAGGTTGAACAGGCGCGGGTTCGCACGATCGGTCGCAAACTGCAAGAGATGAAGTACGCGCTGGCCATCGAGAAGAAGCTCACCAAGCAGCAGATTCTTGCCGGCTACCTCAACGTCGCGTACTTCGGCGCGGGCGCTTACGGGGCTGAGGCAGCAGCCAAGCGCTACTTCAACACGACCGCCGCAGACCTCACCCTTCCGCAAGCTGCCACGCTGGCTGGGCTCGTCCAGCAGCCCGTCGGCTACGACCCGACTCGCAACCCGAAGTTGGGGCAGTTCCGCCGCAACGTGGTGCTGGATCGGATGGCGTCGCTCGGGTATGTCAGTGCCGCCAAGGCGGCCGCCGCCAAGGCTGTGCCAATCAAAAAGACCCTCGACCCGCAGGAAATCCAGAACGGCTGTACGGCTGGGAAGTACCCGTTCTTCTGTGATTTCGTACTTCGCCAGATCATGAATGACCCCCGCTACGGCGCGACGGCAGCCGACCGCAAGGATCTGATCCAACGCGGTGGCCTGGAGATCCAGACCACGTTGGACCCGGTCGCTCAGAAGTCGGCCCAGCGAGCGGTGGACAGCTACATACCCCGCAAGGATCCGAGCAAGAAGGCTGCCGCGATCGCCATGGTTGAGCCCGGCACCGGCAACGTGATGGCGCTGGCGCAGAACCGGACGTGGGGAACCAAGGGTCGCGGTAAAACCACCTACAACTACTCGGTCAACGCAGCCGACGGCGGCACGATCGGTATGCAGGCGGGATCGACTTTCAAGATCTTCACTCTCGCCGCCGCCTTGGAGAAAGGCCTTGATCCCTACGCCGACATTGCCGGCCCCCAGCAGGCGACGTTTGCCGCTGGTGACTGGGGCTGCAAAGGCAACAAATACCCGAGCTACACCGTGAACAACTCAACCGGTTCCGGCACGTTCAACATGTTCACCGGCGCGGCGATGTCGGTCAACACGTACTTCATGGAACTCGAACGACAAGCGGGCTTGTGTAACACGGTCGACGTCGCGGAGAAGATGGGCGTCACGCTGGCCAACGGGAAGCCGCTGCTGCGCTACCCCTCATTCACGCTGGGATCGATGGAGGTCTCTCCGCTCGACCTTGCGGGCGCGTACGCGACGGTTGCCAATCATGGGGTTTACTGCCGACCCCACTCAGTTGCGGCCATCAGCGACCTAGAAGGGCGCGAGCTGTACACCGACAACGGTGAATGCGAGCGAGCGATCTCCCGCGGGGCAGCAGACGCCACCACCGCAGTGCTCTCCGGCGTCATCGACGGCAGCATCGGTGGCCGAACGGGTGCCAACATGACCCTCGGTCGTGACGCTGCCGGTAAGACCGGTACGACCGATACCAACGCGGCCGTCTGGTTCGCGGGCTTCACTCCCCAGATCGCCGCGGCCGTCTGGGCAGGTGATCCACGCGGCGGGTTCAAGCACCCCATGAGCAACGTCACCATCAACGGCACGTACTACAGCGAGGTCCACGGCCTGTCGATCCCCGGTCCGATCTGGCGCACGGCGATGGAAGGCGCACTGGCCAATAAGCCGGACAAGTCCTTCGAATTGCAGGCGAAATACGGACTGCAGGCCGCGCGCGAGGGCGGCGGGTCGAGCTCCTCAAGCTCTTACAGCCCGTACCGCAATTACTACCGCGGCTACACCAACCGCTAGCTCGCGCTAGCCCCCGAGCAGTTGGCGTTTGACCTCGGCGGCCACCTTCGAACCATCCGCCCGACCGGCCGTCTTCGGCTGCACGATCTTCATCACCGCGCCCATGCCCGGCATGCCGGTGGCGCCGGTTTCGGTAATCGCCTCGGTCACCAACGCGTTGACCTCGTCGTCGCTCAGCGGGGCTGGCAGGTAGGCGGCGATGATCGCCAATTCGGCACTCTCGCGATCTGCCAACTCCGGGCGATCGGCTAATTGATAGGCCTCCACCGACTCCCGGCGTTTCTTCGCTTCTTTGCTCAGGACCGCGATGACCTCGTCATCGGTGAGCGTCTTCGCCTCTTTGCCGGAAACCTCTTGGTTGGTGATAGCGGTGAGGACCATCCGCAGAGTTGCCGAGCCGACCTCGTCACGAGCCTTCATGGCCGTGGTGAGATCAGCCCGCAATTGCTCCTTGAGTTGTTGCTCAGTGCCGTTGTCGGCCATGTGGAGATCCCTTCCCTCAGCGATTGGTCTGCCTGCATGGAACCATGGTCGGCGTGACCTCTGCCCATAGTGTCCGCAACGCCGCTCTCGGCACGCTCGCGGGCGGCGCCGTCGCAGGAGCCGGTCTGCTCGGCTACGCGCTGTGGGAAGCGCAGTCGTTCCGTCTGCGTGAGGTGTCCGTCCCACTACTTGCCGCCGGGCAGGACCCGCTGCGGATCCTGCACCTGTCGGACATGCATCTAACTCCTCGGCAGCGCCACAAGCAGGACTGGGTCAGTTCCCTGGCCGCACTTGAGCCCGACCTGGTGATTGGCACCGGGGACTTCCTGGGACACAAGGATGCCGTCGGGTCGGTTATCACTGCCCTCGGGCCACTGCTCGATCTACCCGGTCTGTTCGTGTTCGGGTCCAACGACTACTTCGCCCCGAGCATCGGCAACCCCCTCGGGTACCTGCGTGGGCCCTCGGATCACCCGCGCCACGATCGGCCCGAACTGCCGTGGCGGGACCTCGCCGCCGCGCTGGTGGCGTGCGGTTGGACGGACCTGTCGAACCGGCGCGCGGAACTTAAGGTCGCTGGCCGACTGATCGATGCCCGCGGTGTGGACGACCCGCACATCGATCGCGACCGGTACGAGTTGATTGCCGGGCCCTTTGACCCAGCTGCCGATGTCAGACTCGGCGTCGCCCACGCGCCCTACCTGCGGGTGCTCGACGCGATGGCCGCCGACGGAGCGGACCTGATCGTCGCTGGCCACACCCACGGCGGTCAGGTGTGCCTGCCCGGCTATGGCGCGCTGGTGACCAACTGTGACCTTGACAGGTCCCGGGCGAAGGGTTTGAGCAAACACCAGGATGCTTGGTTGCATGTGTCAGCCGGGATCGGCACGAACCCTTACACCCCGATCCGCGTGGCTTGCCCGCCCGAGGCAACGTTGATGACCCTCGTCCCGAAGCAGGTTGCAGTCGGCTTGTAGACTCCGGAAGCTAGTTGCGGCGGCGCGATGACTGCCGGTTGTTGCGACTCGCGGGGTATGGCGCAGCTTGGTAGCGCGCTTCGTTCGGGACGAAGAGGCCGTGGGTTCAAATCCCGCTACCCCGACCAATCCGCTCGTGGAGGGGCTTGCCCCTCGGCGGGCGGATTTGCTTGTGACAGGGGGATTTGGGAGGAGCGCGCGTAGCGCGAGCTTGCGACGGCTCC containing:
- a CDS encoding penicillin-binding protein, producing the protein MSALAGAIVAAMALPFAGGVAVATKQATTTFDSLPAELKSLPLPQRSYITDVNGNKIATLYSENRVVVPLDDISPLLQNAIVATEDARFYEHKGVDIKGAARALVANSSAGDVQQGSSTITMQYVRNLLITNASTPEEVEQARVRTIGRKLQEMKYALAIEKKLTKQQILAGYLNVAYFGAGAYGAEAAAKRYFNTTAADLTLPQAATLAGLVQQPVGYDPTRNPKLGQFRRNVVLDRMASLGYVSAAKAAAAKAVPIKKTLDPQEIQNGCTAGKYPFFCDFVLRQIMNDPRYGATAADRKDLIQRGGLEIQTTLDPVAQKSAQRAVDSYIPRKDPSKKAAAIAMVEPGTGNVMALAQNRTWGTKGRGKTTYNYSVNAADGGTIGMQAGSTFKIFTLAAALEKGLDPYADIAGPQQATFAAGDWGCKGNKYPSYTVNNSTGSGTFNMFTGAAMSVNTYFMELERQAGLCNTVDVAEKMGVTLANGKPLLRYPSFTLGSMEVSPLDLAGAYATVANHGVYCRPHSVAAISDLEGRELYTDNGECERAISRGAADATTAVLSGVIDGSIGGRTGANMTLGRDAAGKTGTTDTNAAVWFAGFTPQIAAAVWAGDPRGGFKHPMSNVTINGTYYSEVHGLSIPGPIWRTAMEGALANKPDKSFELQAKYGLQAAREGGGSSSSSSYSPYRNYYRGYTNR
- a CDS encoding GatB/YqeY domain-containing protein, with protein sequence MADNGTEQQLKEQLRADLTTAMKARDEVGSATLRMVLTAITNQEVSGKEAKTLTDDEVIAVLSKEAKKRRESVEAYQLADRPELADRESAELAIIAAYLPAPLSDDEVNALVTEAITETGATGMPGMGAVMKIVQPKTAGRADGSKVAAEVKRQLLGG
- a CDS encoding metallophosphoesterase, translating into MVGVTSAHSVRNAALGTLAGGAVAGAGLLGYALWEAQSFRLREVSVPLLAAGQDPLRILHLSDMHLTPRQRHKQDWVSSLAALEPDLVIGTGDFLGHKDAVGSVITALGPLLDLPGLFVFGSNDYFAPSIGNPLGYLRGPSDHPRHDRPELPWRDLAAALVACGWTDLSNRRAELKVAGRLIDARGVDDPHIDRDRYELIAGPFDPAADVRLGVAHAPYLRVLDAMAADGADLIVAGHTHGGQVCLPGYGALVTNCDLDRSRAKGLSKHQDAWLHVSAGIGTNPYTPIRVACPPEATLMTLVPKQVAVGL